One genomic region from Methanomassiliicoccales archaeon encodes:
- a CDS encoding helix-turn-helix domain-containing protein — translation MLPEKIIGEVSTCHDLVQCAFSLGAFEVEVYYQLTELGSVRADELAEKMGKDRSTVYRALQKLMSCGMAYRETKSIDRGGYYHIYKGISREMLRKKLERCVNDWYARMQDVLEKFEQTGQAKA, via the coding sequence ATGTTGCCTGAGAAGATAATCGGTGAGGTGTCCACCTGCCACGACCTGGTGCAGTGCGCCTTCTCCTTGGGAGCTTTCGAGGTGGAGGTCTACTACCAGTTGACGGAGCTGGGCTCGGTCCGGGCGGACGAGCTGGCGGAGAAGATGGGCAAGGACCGCTCGACCGTCTACCGGGCATTGCAGAAGCTCATGAGCTGTGGCATGGCCTATAGGGAGACGAAGAGCATTGACCGGGGCGGCTACTACCATATCTACAAGGGGATCAGCCGGGAGATGCTGCGCAAGAAGCTCGAGCGTTGCGTCAACGACTGGTACGCACGCATGCAGGACGTGCTCGAGAAGTTCGAACAGACCGGCCAAGCCAAAGCCTGA
- the pyrI gene encoding aspartate carbamoyltransferase regulatory subunit has translation MKEFKVTPIRNGTVIDHIECGMALKVLRIIGVSGTNVQSPISVLMHVPSKKTEFKDVLKVEDRELDPREVDKIALISPRATINIIRDFNVAEKYTVKLPEVVRGIVRCGNPNCITNLKEPVEPEFMVEARNPPTLRCIYCDRILEDTAEHII, from the coding sequence ATGAAGGAGTTCAAGGTCACGCCCATCCGGAACGGCACGGTGATAGATCACATCGAATGCGGCATGGCGTTGAAGGTGCTGCGCATCATCGGGGTCTCTGGAACGAACGTGCAATCGCCCATCAGCGTGCTCATGCATGTGCCCTCCAAGAAGACGGAGTTCAAGGACGTGCTCAAGGTCGAGGATCGGGAGCTAGATCCAAGGGAGGTAGACAAGATCGCCCTCATCTCGCCCCGGGCCACCATCAACATCATCCGCGATTTCAACGTGGCGGAGAAGTACACCGTCAAGCTGCCCGAGGTGGTGCGCGGCATAGTCCGCTGCGGCAACCCCAACTGCATCACCAACCTCAAGGAGCCTGTGGAGCCGGAGTTCATGGTGGAGGCGAGGAACCCGCCCACGCTCAGGTGCATCTACTGCGATCGGATACTAGAGGACACCGCAGAGCACATCATCTGA
- a CDS encoding DsrE/DsrF/DrsH-like family protein, translating to MAEKKKVVIVVSESTFDKAMMSLMIGNTAASMGMEVHIFHTFFGLSLMKKGANPKAPGMYRLFTGMFNKRMLAVGVEGYEAQKKMALELGVNMYACSTTMSIMHVKEEDLDKGVKLLGAAAFLNIAADSDMQFFIG from the coding sequence ATGGCAGAGAAAAAGAAGGTAGTGATCGTGGTGTCCGAGAGCACTTTCGACAAGGCGATGATGTCCCTCATGATCGGGAACACCGCCGCGAGCATGGGAATGGAAGTCCATATCTTCCACACGTTCTTCGGGCTGAGCCTGATGAAGAAGGGTGCGAACCCGAAGGCGCCGGGCATGTACCGGCTCTTCACAGGCATGTTCAACAAGAGGATGTTGGCGGTGGGCGTGGAGGGTTACGAGGCGCAGAAGAAGATGGCGTTGGAGCTAGGCGTCAATATGTACGCCTGCAGCACCACCATGTCCATCATGCACGTGAAGGAAGAGGATCTGGACAAGGGGGTCAAGCTCCTGGGAGCGGCGGCCTTCCTCAATATCGCAGCGGATAGCGACATGCAGTTCTTCATCGGGTGA
- a CDS encoding DUF5591 domain-containing protein, which yields MIENLSRSGLARRTTWTVYDHRVTTPNMVFLRSESIKAPDGAEIVALAANGLRWTLPDGESTLFEFPERFYAPPALEDREGEEDACHSTQDETEKGNEGRAHEEGKELVVLEGAFELRRDARSFVSQVTALRQQVGPRPLIFAPGMADVSNLALLVYAGIDLVDSSLLMYQGLRGHLSTPEGWLPADKAAWLVSNASPDKQVAFNLSSAWKELQLVKHMIEAGRLRELVETRSNASPWNVAALRLLDLQCYDLQERFTPVVGSRFYANSKQSLNRPDVVRYRKRICERFRPAPHKKVLLLLPCSAKKPYFTSKSHRAFRSVLTSVANHYVVQELIVTSPLGVVPRELELFYPAAQYDIPVTGHWDLEEKKMVQELVRHVSSLGFEQVISHLGPESEFVREVVDCTETSNGRPTSSTSLAALESALRQACEPYENVSGGAERAASLASAARCQFGEGGERLLEGCSVSGNYPYSRIMSQGVQMGMLTQERGMISLTLDGGERLQPIGKHWVEMEDFDLKGNLFCKGVRSVDPGIRAGDEALVLRKGELVAVGVAAVCADDMLASERGQAVAVRHKRKS from the coding sequence ATGATCGAGAACCTTTCCCGCTCAGGTCTCGCCAGGAGAACGACCTGGACCGTGTACGATCACCGTGTCACGACCCCCAACATGGTCTTCCTGCGGAGCGAGAGCATCAAAGCGCCCGATGGTGCGGAAATCGTGGCCTTGGCCGCGAACGGGCTCCGATGGACGCTTCCTGATGGCGAGAGCACGTTGTTCGAGTTCCCGGAACGGTTCTATGCACCCCCGGCCCTCGAAGACCGGGAGGGAGAAGAGGACGCATGTCATTCCACCCAGGACGAGACCGAGAAGGGAAATGAGGGACGAGCCCATGAGGAAGGAAAGGAGCTCGTCGTCCTCGAAGGCGCATTCGAACTGCGGCGCGATGCCCGCTCCTTCGTCAGCCAGGTGACCGCCCTAAGGCAGCAGGTCGGACCGCGACCTCTGATATTCGCTCCTGGAATGGCGGACGTTTCGAACCTAGCCCTTCTAGTATATGCCGGGATCGATTTGGTCGATTCGTCCTTGCTCATGTATCAGGGCCTTAGAGGACACCTCTCCACGCCAGAGGGATGGTTGCCGGCGGACAAGGCCGCTTGGCTCGTCTCCAACGCCTCGCCCGATAAGCAGGTGGCCTTCAACCTGAGTTCGGCGTGGAAAGAGCTCCAGCTGGTCAAGCACATGATCGAGGCAGGCAGATTGAGGGAACTTGTGGAAACGCGCTCGAACGCATCCCCCTGGAACGTGGCAGCCCTCCGCCTTCTCGACCTGCAATGCTACGATCTGCAGGAGCGTTTCACCCCGGTGGTCGGCTCGAGGTTCTACGCCAACTCCAAGCAGTCACTGAACAGGCCGGATGTCGTCCGTTATCGAAAGCGCATCTGCGAGCGTTTCCGGCCCGCCCCGCACAAAAAGGTCCTTTTGCTCCTACCTTGTTCGGCGAAGAAGCCCTACTTCACCTCCAAGAGCCACCGGGCCTTCCGGTCGGTCCTCACCAGCGTTGCCAACCACTACGTGGTACAGGAGCTCATCGTGACCTCGCCGCTGGGAGTGGTACCGAGGGAACTCGAGCTCTTCTACCCCGCGGCCCAGTATGACATCCCGGTCACTGGTCACTGGGACCTGGAAGAGAAGAAGATGGTGCAGGAACTGGTGAGGCACGTCTCCTCGCTCGGCTTCGAGCAGGTCATCTCCCACCTCGGTCCAGAGAGCGAGTTCGTGCGCGAGGTCGTGGACTGCACGGAGACATCCAACGGCCGGCCTACTTCGTCCACATCCCTGGCGGCGCTGGAGAGCGCGCTGCGTCAAGCCTGCGAACCTTACGAAAACGTGTCCGGAGGAGCGGAACGTGCCGCGTCCCTAGCCTCGGCGGCTCGCTGCCAGTTCGGAGAGGGCGGGGAGCGTCTGCTCGAAGGATGCTCCGTGTCAGGCAACTATCCCTACTCGAGGATCATGAGCCAGGGTGTCCAGATGGGCATGCTGACCCAGGAGCGGGGAATGATCTCCCTCACGCTGGATGGCGGGGAACGCCTTCAGCCCATCGGCAAGCACTGGGTGGAGATGGAGGATTTCGATCTCAAGGGCAACCTCTTCTGCAAGGGAGTGCGTTCGGTCGACCCTGGCATCCGGGCGGGGGACGAGGCTTTGGTGCTTCGAAAAGGAGAGCTGGTGGCGGTGGGCGTGGCCGCGGTCTGCGCGGATGACATGCTTGCCAGCGAGCGCGGTCAGGCGGTTGCGGTCCGGCACAAGCGCAAGAGCTGA
- a CDS encoding sulfurtransferase TusA family protein, producing MNKDESLDCKGLMCPMPIVKLAKKMKEMQVGKVLELVADDPGSKEDVPAWCSRTGNELVEMRQEGKVFYFYIRKKAA from the coding sequence ATGAACAAGGATGAGAGTTTGGACTGCAAGGGGCTGATGTGCCCCATGCCCATCGTCAAGCTAGCAAAGAAGATGAAGGAGATGCAGGTGGGCAAGGTATTGGAGCTGGTGGCGGATGATCCAGGCTCGAAGGAGGATGTGCCTGCATGGTGCAGTCGCACCGGGAACGAGCTCGTGGAAATGAGGCAAGAAGGCAAAGTCTTCTACTTCTACATCCGGAAGAAGGCGGCCTGA
- a CDS encoding DsrE family protein: MADSILILCTRAPYGTEEGFAGLRLSLAMLASGLVGRSSVLLVGDGTLNAVASQEPTAIGMPSNVEAINDLADFEGEVFVVEEDLKSRVGDVPILEGVKKVTWDQARTIIKDHALVTTF, from the coding sequence ATGGCAGACAGCATTCTCATTCTGTGCACAAGGGCGCCTTACGGAACGGAAGAAGGCTTCGCGGGGCTGAGGTTGTCGCTGGCCATGCTGGCCAGCGGTCTGGTCGGCCGTTCGAGCGTCCTGCTGGTGGGAGACGGCACCCTGAACGCCGTGGCTTCGCAGGAACCGACCGCCATCGGCATGCCTTCGAACGTGGAGGCCATCAACGACCTGGCGGACTTCGAAGGGGAGGTCTTCGTGGTCGAGGAGGACCTGAAAAGCCGGGTGGGGGACGTGCCCATCCTCGAAGGGGTGAAGAAGGTCACCTGGGACCAGGCTCGAACGATAATCAAGGACCACGCGTTGGTAACGACTTTCTGA
- a CDS encoding GNAT family N-acetyltransferase yields MSVPAESDFQRYKRRAVSPREAVDMIARGKTVFIGTAAGEPQTLVKELGARASEMADNEIIQALSLFLSPVDHDRSKTGFRLNALFVGPEVRGAVQEGRADYTPANLSEIADLLESNIIHVDYALIQVAPPDENGNCSLGVSVDITKSAAKAAETVIAQVNPRMPVTGGDSMVHVSEIDAFVYQEEPLLEWKRPREDEPEVQAIGKHVAALVEDGSTIQIGYGSIPDAVVHSLIGKKDLGVHTEMFSDGLIELIEAGVVTGHKKTLHPGKVVASFVLGSQKLYDYVDRNDTFEFYPSSYTNSPCTIRQNRHMVAINSALSIDLTGQVCADQLEHEFYSGIGGLADFMRGASMSKGGKSIIAIPSTAQNGKVSRIVPVLPEGSAVAVNRCDVHYVVTEFGIAELRGRTIGQRTLELIDVAHPKFRASLLEEAKRLGYLRRERSAAPYAGRPYPAERQIITKAKGIGVRIRALKPSDEEILKELFYSLSEESVHERFLSYEKIMPSEIRNLLNLDYDARMAFVALIREEGHCEAIGIAAYDTDPVTGLAEASFAVRDDFQGQGLGTKMFGMLVEYAKDVGIKGFTAEILPTNIRMLDIFHRSGLKVETKLVEDVIDVRALF; encoded by the coding sequence ATGTCAGTTCCCGCCGAATCCGATTTCCAGAGGTACAAGCGTAGGGCCGTCAGCCCACGCGAGGCGGTGGACATGATCGCTCGCGGCAAGACCGTCTTCATCGGCACCGCCGCCGGGGAACCTCAGACCTTGGTGAAGGAGCTTGGGGCGAGAGCGAGCGAGATGGCGGACAACGAGATCATCCAGGCTCTGTCCCTCTTCCTCTCCCCGGTGGACCATGACCGCTCGAAGACCGGCTTCCGGCTCAACGCCCTCTTCGTCGGTCCAGAGGTTCGCGGGGCGGTTCAGGAAGGGCGGGCCGACTACACTCCCGCCAACCTCTCTGAGATTGCTGACCTGCTGGAGAGCAACATCATCCACGTGGACTATGCGCTCATCCAGGTGGCTCCACCGGACGAGAACGGCAACTGCTCGTTGGGCGTGAGCGTGGACATCACCAAGAGCGCCGCCAAGGCGGCGGAGACGGTCATCGCTCAAGTGAACCCGAGAATGCCGGTGACCGGGGGCGATTCCATGGTCCACGTCTCCGAGATCGATGCCTTCGTGTATCAGGAGGAGCCGCTCCTGGAATGGAAGAGACCGCGGGAGGACGAGCCGGAGGTGCAGGCCATCGGCAAGCACGTGGCGGCGCTGGTGGAGGACGGCTCGACCATCCAGATCGGCTACGGCTCGATCCCGGACGCGGTGGTGCACTCCTTGATAGGAAAGAAGGATCTGGGTGTGCACACGGAGATGTTCTCCGACGGGCTGATAGAGCTCATCGAGGCCGGCGTGGTCACGGGACACAAGAAGACCTTGCACCCTGGCAAGGTGGTGGCCTCGTTCGTCCTGGGCAGTCAGAAGCTATACGACTATGTCGATCGCAACGACACCTTCGAGTTCTATCCCAGCTCCTACACGAACAGTCCATGCACCATCAGGCAGAACCGGCACATGGTCGCCATCAACTCCGCCCTTTCCATAGACCTCACGGGCCAGGTGTGCGCCGACCAGCTGGAGCATGAGTTCTACTCCGGCATAGGAGGATTGGCGGATTTCATGAGGGGAGCTTCCATGTCCAAAGGTGGCAAGTCCATCATCGCCATTCCTTCCACGGCCCAGAATGGCAAGGTCTCGCGCATCGTTCCGGTGCTCCCGGAGGGAAGCGCGGTCGCGGTCAATCGCTGCGACGTGCACTACGTGGTCACGGAGTTCGGCATCGCGGAGCTGCGCGGAAGGACCATAGGGCAGCGAACCTTGGAACTGATAGATGTCGCGCATCCCAAGTTCCGCGCCTCTCTGCTGGAGGAGGCCAAGCGTCTTGGTTACTTGAGAAGAGAGCGTTCGGCCGCCCCCTATGCGGGAAGGCCGTATCCAGCGGAACGGCAGATCATCACCAAGGCCAAGGGCATCGGCGTGCGCATCCGCGCCCTGAAGCCATCGGACGAGGAGATCCTCAAGGAGCTCTTCTACTCGCTGTCGGAAGAGAGCGTGCACGAGCGCTTCCTCTCCTACGAGAAGATCATGCCTTCGGAGATCCGCAACCTGCTCAATCTGGACTACGATGCGCGAATGGCCTTCGTGGCCCTTATCCGTGAGGAGGGACATTGCGAGGCCATCGGCATCGCCGCCTACGACACGGACCCAGTGACAGGATTGGCGGAGGCCTCCTTCGCGGTGCGGGACGATTTCCAAGGACAAGGGCTGGGCACAAAGATGTTCGGCATGCTCGTGGAATACGCAAAAGATGTGGGAATAAAGGGTTTCACGGCGGAGATCCTCCCCACCAACATCCGCATGCTGGACATATTCCACCGCTCCGGTCTCAAGGTGGAGACCAAGCTGGTGGAGGATGTCATCGACGTGCGTGCCCTCTTCTAA
- the acs gene encoding acetate--CoA ligase yields MNDGKTIESVMNEDRRFEPSPAFREKARIKSMQEYEQLYRESIADPVAFWEKLAKQELHWFSPWRTAFSWDKENTVIKWFEGGKLNASYNCLDRHLKGPSKNKAAIIWQGEPEEDVRTFTYQQLHREVCKFANVLKKMGVRKGDRVSIYLPMIPELTVSMLACARIGAVHSIVFGGFSADSLRDRINDSDCKLLITADGSYRSGKSIALKQNADVALNKGTTVEKVVVVKRSGLDVNMVSGRDFWWHDEMKDASAVCEAEHVDAEDPLFILYTSGSTGKPKGVLHTTGGYMLFATATFKYIFDYRDEDTYWCTADIGWITGHSYIVYGPLSAGATSIMFEGVPTYPQVDRFWHVVEKFKVNIFYTAPTAIRSLMREGEKWPEMHDLSSLRLLGTVGEPINPEAWMWYHHNVGHEKCPIVDTWWQTETGGILVTPLPGAITTKPGSCTLPFFGIEPAIFKEDGTEAGPNEGGYLVIKKPWPGIMRTVYGQHERFKEIYYSRWKGIYFTGDGARKDRDGYVWIMGRVDDVIKVSGHRIGASEVESALVSHPKVAEAAVVPMPHEIKGEAIYAFVTLKAGVEDSEELKKELVKHVRTAIGPIASPEVIQFAPGLPKTRSGKIMRRILRKIATGDLDNIGDTTTLADPSVVDRLAENRISVTCEPKK; encoded by the coding sequence ATGAACGATGGTAAGACCATTGAGTCGGTGATGAATGAGGACCGAAGGTTCGAACCGTCTCCCGCATTCAGGGAGAAGGCCAGGATCAAGAGCATGCAGGAATATGAGCAACTGTACAGAGAATCGATCGCCGACCCGGTAGCGTTCTGGGAGAAACTGGCTAAGCAGGAGCTTCATTGGTTCTCTCCCTGGAGGACGGCGTTCTCATGGGACAAGGAGAACACGGTCATAAAGTGGTTCGAAGGAGGCAAGCTCAATGCCAGCTACAACTGCCTGGACCGTCATCTGAAAGGGCCGAGCAAGAACAAGGCGGCCATCATATGGCAGGGGGAGCCGGAAGAGGACGTTCGCACCTTCACCTACCAGCAACTTCATCGCGAGGTGTGCAAGTTCGCCAACGTACTGAAGAAGATGGGTGTGCGGAAAGGGGACCGGGTATCGATCTATTTGCCAATGATACCGGAACTGACGGTCTCCATGCTCGCCTGCGCCCGCATCGGTGCCGTGCATTCCATCGTTTTCGGTGGCTTCAGCGCCGACTCGTTGCGAGATCGCATCAACGATTCTGACTGCAAGCTCCTCATCACCGCCGACGGCTCCTACCGCAGCGGCAAGAGCATCGCTTTGAAACAGAATGCGGACGTGGCCTTGAACAAGGGCACGACCGTGGAAAAGGTAGTGGTCGTGAAACGCTCAGGTCTCGATGTCAACATGGTCTCCGGACGTGATTTCTGGTGGCACGATGAGATGAAGGACGCGTCCGCCGTCTGCGAGGCGGAGCACGTGGACGCAGAAGACCCTCTTTTCATCCTATACACCTCGGGATCCACCGGCAAGCCGAAAGGAGTGCTGCACACCACCGGCGGCTACATGCTCTTCGCCACCGCCACGTTCAAGTATATTTTCGACTACCGGGACGAGGACACCTACTGGTGCACCGCAGACATAGGCTGGATCACCGGTCATTCGTATATTGTCTACGGGCCTCTCTCCGCTGGCGCCACCTCGATCATGTTCGAGGGCGTGCCCACCTACCCCCAGGTAGATCGCTTCTGGCACGTCGTGGAGAAGTTCAAGGTGAACATCTTCTACACCGCGCCCACGGCCATCCGCTCGCTCATGCGCGAAGGGGAGAAGTGGCCCGAAATGCACGACCTATCATCGCTGCGTCTGCTGGGGACGGTGGGCGAGCCCATCAACCCCGAGGCCTGGATGTGGTACCATCACAATGTGGGCCACGAGAAGTGCCCTATCGTGGACACCTGGTGGCAAACGGAGACGGGGGGCATACTCGTGACTCCCTTGCCGGGGGCCATCACCACCAAGCCGGGTTCCTGCACCCTGCCGTTCTTTGGCATCGAGCCGGCCATCTTCAAGGAGGACGGAACTGAGGCAGGGCCGAACGAAGGCGGCTATCTGGTGATCAAGAAGCCCTGGCCGGGCATCATGCGCACGGTCTACGGGCAGCACGAGCGCTTCAAGGAGATCTACTACTCTCGCTGGAAGGGCATCTATTTTACCGGAGACGGAGCCCGAAAGGACCGGGACGGATACGTCTGGATCATGGGAAGGGTGGATGACGTCATCAAGGTGTCCGGACACCGCATTGGCGCATCAGAGGTGGAGAGCGCGCTCGTTTCCCATCCAAAGGTCGCGGAGGCGGCGGTCGTACCCATGCCCCATGAGATCAAGGGCGAGGCCATCTACGCCTTCGTCACCCTGAAGGCGGGAGTGGAGGATTCAGAAGAGCTCAAGAAGGAGCTGGTGAAGCATGTGCGGACGGCAATAGGTCCGATCGCTTCTCCAGAGGTCATCCAGTTCGCTCCCGGGCTACCGAAGACCCGCAGCGGCAAGATCATGCGCCGTATCCTCAGGAAGATAGCCACGGGGGACCTGGACAACATCGGAGATACCACTACCCTCGCCGACCCGTCCGTCGTGGACAGGCTGGCAGAGAACCGCATCAGCGTCACGTGCGAGCCCAAGAAGTGA
- a CDS encoding roadblock/LC7 domain-containing protein, with protein sequence MEAILEEILQQEFTADPGVQSASIVSKTGLLIAGKTASVSKPETFSAMAAIMYSSAEATRTDVLKDKLEYIVGTFRSSKLIISEVSSSLLIVVTAERTADNEKILENMNKVVTRTKQELVWLR encoded by the coding sequence GTGGAAGCGATCCTTGAGGAGATACTCCAACAGGAGTTCACCGCCGACCCCGGGGTGCAGAGCGCCTCCATCGTGTCCAAGACCGGGCTGCTGATTGCTGGCAAGACTGCTTCCGTCTCTAAGCCAGAGACGTTCTCGGCCATGGCCGCCATCATGTACTCCAGCGCCGAGGCCACGCGCACCGACGTCCTGAAGGACAAGCTCGAATACATCGTTGGAACCTTCCGTTCCTCCAAGCTGATCATATCCGAGGTCTCTTCTTCCCTGCTCATAGTCGTCACCGCCGAGCGGACGGCCGACAACGAGAAGATCCTGGAGAACATGAACAAGGTGGTCACCAGGACGAAGCAGGAACTGGTCTGGCTACGCTGA
- the pyrB gene encoding aspartate carbamoyltransferase: MSFKGSDIVSIRDLSREQIEQVMDLAEKMVPYAKGEAHSKALEGRILSNLFFEPSTRTRMSFESAMARLGGKTLEMSHPSMMSVVKGETLTDTVRMIESYSDVIVLRHPHEGAARLAAHFSSKPVINAGDGAGQHPTQTLLDLFTIRREKGHIENVKVALVGDLKYGRTAHSLAEALTLFGAEVTFVAPASLQMPRETVKQMEKLGGKPKLTSKLEDVIREADVLYITRIQKERFPDPSEYLKVAGCYRIDNVLLREAKKDLTIMHPLPRVDEIAPEVDSTPHAKYFEQAFNGVPVRMALLLLVLGGELA; encoded by the coding sequence ATGAGCTTCAAGGGGTCGGACATCGTCTCCATCAGGGACCTTTCCCGAGAGCAGATCGAGCAGGTCATGGACCTGGCGGAGAAGATGGTCCCCTATGCCAAGGGCGAGGCGCACAGCAAGGCGCTGGAGGGGCGCATCCTCTCCAACCTGTTCTTCGAGCCTTCCACCCGCACGCGCATGTCCTTCGAGAGCGCCATGGCCCGACTGGGAGGCAAGACGCTGGAGATGTCCCATCCCTCCATGATGTCGGTGGTGAAGGGCGAGACCCTTACGGACACGGTGCGCATGATCGAATCCTATTCCGACGTCATCGTTCTCAGACATCCGCATGAAGGGGCGGCCAGGCTGGCAGCGCACTTCTCCTCCAAGCCGGTCATAAATGCCGGAGATGGCGCCGGGCAACATCCCACGCAGACGCTCCTGGACCTGTTCACCATCCGCCGGGAGAAGGGGCATATCGAGAACGTCAAAGTGGCCTTGGTCGGCGACCTCAAGTATGGACGCACCGCGCACTCGCTCGCCGAGGCCCTCACCCTCTTCGGAGCGGAGGTGACCTTCGTTGCGCCAGCTAGTCTGCAGATGCCTCGGGAAACGGTCAAGCAGATGGAGAAGCTGGGCGGCAAGCCCAAGCTCACCTCCAAGCTGGAGGACGTCATCCGCGAGGCGGATGTGCTCTACATCACTCGCATCCAGAAGGAGAGGTTCCCGGACCCAAGCGAGTACCTGAAGGTGGCGGGATGCTACCGCATCGACAACGTCCTGCTCCGGGAGGCGAAGAAGGACCTCACGATCATGCACCCCCTGCCCCGGGTGGACGAGATCGCTCCGGAGGTGGATTCCACGCCCCATGCCAAATACTTCGAGCAGGCGTTCAACGGGGTGCCGGTGAGGATGGCCCTCCTGCTACTGGTGCTGGGAGGCGAGCTGGCATGA
- the tusB gene encoding sulfurtransferase complex subunit TusB, which yields MTRSPHESTGLELIPDIGGSDKKGVMLFEDAVYFAVDKKAGKHLSEHADEVFVLKDDLAARGFKGCATGKFQEIDYQQAVDVIMERYDRSVTI from the coding sequence ATGACCAGGTCACCTCACGAGTCCACCGGCCTGGAGTTAATTCCGGATATCGGGGGCAGCGACAAGAAAGGCGTCATGCTCTTCGAGGACGCCGTGTACTTCGCGGTGGACAAGAAGGCGGGCAAGCATCTGTCCGAGCATGCGGACGAGGTATTCGTGCTCAAGGACGATTTGGCTGCCAGAGGGTTCAAGGGCTGCGCCACCGGCAAGTTCCAGGAGATCGACTATCAACAGGCCGTGGACGTCATCATGGAACGATACGACCGGTCGGTGACCATCTGA
- a CDS encoding DsrE family protein, translating to MPKTLLIHLRSGSMMNMDSNCAVKLMSAALDKGYNVRLFGYGEGVTVIKEGQDPKRFPNVGNELKKLAERGATVVVCETCCAARGIHRGEEIQGSKIGSLTNHLSKFVSEADRMVTFAR from the coding sequence TTGCCAAAGACGCTGTTGATTCATTTGCGATCGGGCTCCATGATGAACATGGACTCGAACTGCGCGGTCAAGCTGATGTCCGCTGCCCTGGACAAAGGGTATAACGTGCGCCTCTTCGGATATGGCGAGGGAGTGACCGTCATCAAGGAGGGTCAGGACCCGAAGCGTTTCCCCAACGTGGGGAACGAGCTGAAGAAGCTTGCGGAGAGAGGGGCGACCGTCGTGGTTTGCGAGACCTGCTGCGCCGCTCGGGGCATCCACCGAGGCGAAGAGATCCAAGGCTCCAAGATAGGGAGCTTGACCAACCACCTGTCCAAATTCGTATCCGAGGCGGACCGCATGGTAACGTTCGCGAGGTGA